One part of the Lotus japonicus ecotype B-129 chromosome 2, LjGifu_v1.2 genome encodes these proteins:
- the LOC130739419 gene encoding EID1-like F-box protein 2 yields MILTKQYRCVHSASCHCTKGHLSEDVIFLVFHHLNWNPKLIAALSCVCKWFDDLAKRVLWKEFCLTRAPKMMLDLHSSRSHSVDGSWRALGKLLIYCSGCKKGGLFNNVQVPGHFVHRTRFSKTSGKSFLLPQCTNDILYVSDPCEHLDQGEEGDLGFFRGIFKSFATSNVRRMLINKGAQLHPTEVCPYCKAKLWSMLLANMIPKSASCRLGSYEECVEYYVCLNGHMLGICTLLPLSDSEEASEKE; encoded by the coding sequence ATGATTCTTACAAAGCAGTACAGATGCGTACACTCAGCTAGCTGCCACTGCACTAAGGGGCATTTAAGTGAAGATGTGATATTCCTGGTGTTTCACCATTTGAATTGGAACCCCAAGCTTATAGCTGCTCTGTCATGTGTGTGCAAATGGTTTGATGACCTTGCCAAGCGAGTTCTTTGGAAAGAGTTTTGTCTAACCAGGGCTCCTAAGATGATGCTTGATCTGCATTCTAGTAGGAGTCACAGTGTTGATGGGAGCTGGAGGGCCCTAGGGAAGCTGCTGATATATTGTTCTGGATGCAAGAAAGGTGGCTTATTCAACAATGTTCAGGTCCCTGGTCATTTTGTTCATCGGACCCGATTTTCTAAAACATCAGGAAAGAGCTTTCTTTTGCCACAATGCACGAATGATATTCTATATGTGTCTGATCCTTGTGAGCATCTTGACCAAGGCGAAGAAGGAGATTTAGGATTCTTCCGTGGGATTTTCAAGTCATTCGCAACATCGAATGTTAGGAGGATGCTTATTAACAAAGGTGCCCAGCTTCATCCAACAGAAGTTTGCCCTTATTGTAAAGCCAAGTTATGGAGCATGCTACTGGCCAATATGATCCCAAAAAGTGCTAGTTGCAGGTTGGGTTCATATGAAGAATGTGTTGAATATTACGTGTGCCTTAATGGTCACATGCTTGGGATCTGCACCCTGTTACCACTGTCTGATTCAGAAGAGGCGTCTGAGAAGGAGTAA
- the LOC130739420 gene encoding uncharacterized protein LOC130739420 isoform X2 — protein MRTYVSKKKLKTRKATKQGKRQQPALKRHSRTNFPVATTTINVFFLSFWFSTFFLLQFAVSQHTHTCFSSSFCAIIVGRRRRTREGGGDDDGRCSINSIATKWICLRTLHTTSPFYLLWPSWHCHRKNEQLLWSAKVMMLLGSTALIMLMGQIFSNYLSPVSWWDKDITALIEQKDGKKRILVSFECETLKADKAAEDHIRQFMPKLAGLDAIVNIGRMTISGLDFGAAEAETECKI, from the exons ATGAGAACATatgtctcaaaaaaaaaattgaaaaccagAAAGGCCACAAAACAAGGTAAACGACAGCAACCTGCATTAAAACGACACTCTCGCACAAATTTTCcagttgccaccaccaccattaacGTTTTCTTCCTCAGCTTCTGGTTTTCTACATTCTTCCTTTTGCAGTTTGCAGTGTCGCAACACACTCACACAtgtttttcctcttcattctgCGCAATCATAGT aggaaggagaaggagaacaAGAGAAGGTGGAGGAGATGATGATGGAAGGTGTAGCATCAATAGCATTGCTACCAAGTGGATCTGTCTCAGGACACTTCATACAACTTCCCCATTCTACCTGCTATGGCCTTCATGGCACTG TCACAGAAAGAACGAGCAACTGTTGTGGAGTGCAAAGGTCATGATGCTGCTCGGTTCAACAGCATTGATCATGCTCATGG GTCAAATTTTCTCGAATTATTTGTCTCCAGTCAGCTG GTGGGATAAGGATATCACAGCTTTGATTGAACAAAAGGATGGGAAGAAAAGAATCTTGGTTTCATTTGAGTGTGAGACTCTGAAAGCTGATAAAGCAGCTGAAGACCACATCAGGCAGTTCATGCCAAAATTAGCTGGGCTGGATGCTATTG TTAACATTGGAAGGATGACAATTTCTGGTTTGGACTTTGGGGCGGCGGAAGCAGAGACTGAGTGCAAAATTTGA
- the LOC130739420 gene encoding uncharacterized protein LOC130739420 isoform X1 yields MRTYVSKKKLKTRKATKQGKRQQPALKRHSRTNFPVATTTINVFFLSFWFSTFFLLQFAVSQHTHTCFSSSFCAIIVLKIQTFCVSICFPISFSLTHFLFSTFLCKFLFFGRGRRRRTREGGGDDDGRCSINSIATKWICLRTLHTTSPFYLLWPSWHCHRKNEQLLWSAKVMMLLGSTALIMLMGQIFSNYLSPVSWWDKDITALIEQKDGKKRILVSFECETLKADKAAEDHIRQFMPKLAGLDAIVNIGRMTISGLDFGAAEAETECKI; encoded by the exons ATGAGAACATatgtctcaaaaaaaaaattgaaaaccagAAAGGCCACAAAACAAGGTAAACGACAGCAACCTGCATTAAAACGACACTCTCGCACAAATTTTCcagttgccaccaccaccattaacGTTTTCTTCCTCAGCTTCTGGTTTTCTACATTCTTCCTTTTGCAGTTTGCAGTGTCGCAACACACTCACACAtgtttttcctcttcattctgCGCAATCATAGTGTTAAAAATTCAAACCTTTTGTGTTTCCATTTGCTTTCCCATCTCTTTCTCACTTACCcattttctgttttctacttttttgtgtaaatttttgttttttggcagaggaaggagaaggagaacaAGAGAAGGTGGAGGAGATGATGATGGAAGGTGTAGCATCAATAGCATTGCTACCAAGTGGATCTGTCTCAGGACACTTCATACAACTTCCCCATTCTACCTGCTATGGCCTTCATGGCACTG TCACAGAAAGAACGAGCAACTGTTGTGGAGTGCAAAGGTCATGATGCTGCTCGGTTCAACAGCATTGATCATGCTCATGG GTCAAATTTTCTCGAATTATTTGTCTCCAGTCAGCTG GTGGGATAAGGATATCACAGCTTTGATTGAACAAAAGGATGGGAAGAAAAGAATCTTGGTTTCATTTGAGTGTGAGACTCTGAAAGCTGATAAAGCAGCTGAAGACCACATCAGGCAGTTCATGCCAAAATTAGCTGGGCTGGATGCTATTG TTAACATTGGAAGGATGACAATTTCTGGTTTGGACTTTGGGGCGGCGGAAGCAGAGACTGAGTGCAAAATTTGA
- the LOC130739420 gene encoding uncharacterized protein LOC130739420 isoform X4 produces MEEGEGEQEKVEEMMMEGVASIALLPSGSVSGHFIQLPHSTCYGLHGTELACERECSRGEDYRLIKLTITDFNSQKERATVVECKGHDAARFNSIDHAHGWDKDITALIEQKDGKKRILVSFECETLKADKAAEDHIRQFMPKLAGLDAIVNIGRMTISGLDFGAAEAETECKI; encoded by the exons Atg gaggaaggagaaggagaacaAGAGAAGGTGGAGGAGATGATGATGGAAGGTGTAGCATCAATAGCATTGCTACCAAGTGGATCTGTCTCAGGACACTTCATACAACTTCCCCATTCTACCTGCTATGGCCTTCATGGCACTG AATTGGCATGTGAAAGGGAATGCAGTAGGGGTGAGGATTATCGCCTCATCAAACTCACGATCACAGATTTCAAT TCACAGAAAGAACGAGCAACTGTTGTGGAGTGCAAAGGTCATGATGCTGCTCGGTTCAACAGCATTGATCATGCTCATGG GTGGGATAAGGATATCACAGCTTTGATTGAACAAAAGGATGGGAAGAAAAGAATCTTGGTTTCATTTGAGTGTGAGACTCTGAAAGCTGATAAAGCAGCTGAAGACCACATCAGGCAGTTCATGCCAAAATTAGCTGGGCTGGATGCTATTG TTAACATTGGAAGGATGACAATTTCTGGTTTGGACTTTGGGGCGGCGGAAGCAGAGACTGAGTGCAAAATTTGA
- the LOC130739420 gene encoding uncharacterized protein LOC130739420 isoform X5 — protein MAFMALNWHVKGNAVGVRIIASSNSRSQISIHRKNEQLLWSAKVMMLLGSTALIMLMGQIFSNYLSPVSWWDKDITALIEQKDGKKRILVSFECETLKADKAAEDHIRQFMPKLAGLDAIVNIGRMTISGLDFGAAEAETECKI, from the exons ATGGCCTTCATGGCACTG AATTGGCATGTGAAAGGGAATGCAGTAGGGGTGAGGATTATCGCCTCATCAAACTCACGATCACAGATTTCAAT TCACAGAAAGAACGAGCAACTGTTGTGGAGTGCAAAGGTCATGATGCTGCTCGGTTCAACAGCATTGATCATGCTCATGG GTCAAATTTTCTCGAATTATTTGTCTCCAGTCAGCTG GTGGGATAAGGATATCACAGCTTTGATTGAACAAAAGGATGGGAAGAAAAGAATCTTGGTTTCATTTGAGTGTGAGACTCTGAAAGCTGATAAAGCAGCTGAAGACCACATCAGGCAGTTCATGCCAAAATTAGCTGGGCTGGATGCTATTG TTAACATTGGAAGGATGACAATTTCTGGTTTGGACTTTGGGGCGGCGGAAGCAGAGACTGAGTGCAAAATTTGA
- the LOC130739420 gene encoding uncharacterized protein LOC130739420 isoform X3, which yields MRTYVSKKKLKTRKATKQGKRQQPALKRHSRTNFPVATTTINVFFLSFWFSTFFLLQFAVSQHTHTCFSSSFCAIIVLKIQTFCVSICFPISFSLTHFLFSTFLCKFLFFGRGRRRRTREGGGDDDGRCSINSIATKWICLRTLHTTSPFYLLWPSWHCHRKNEQLLWSAKVMMLLGSTALIMLMGGIRISQL from the exons ATGAGAACATatgtctcaaaaaaaaaattgaaaaccagAAAGGCCACAAAACAAGGTAAACGACAGCAACCTGCATTAAAACGACACTCTCGCACAAATTTTCcagttgccaccaccaccattaacGTTTTCTTCCTCAGCTTCTGGTTTTCTACATTCTTCCTTTTGCAGTTTGCAGTGTCGCAACACACTCACACAtgtttttcctcttcattctgCGCAATCATAGTGTTAAAAATTCAAACCTTTTGTGTTTCCATTTGCTTTCCCATCTCTTTCTCACTTACCcattttctgttttctacttttttgtgtaaatttttgttttttggcagaggaaggagaaggagaacaAGAGAAGGTGGAGGAGATGATGATGGAAGGTGTAGCATCAATAGCATTGCTACCAAGTGGATCTGTCTCAGGACACTTCATACAACTTCCCCATTCTACCTGCTATGGCCTTCATGGCACTG TCACAGAAAGAACGAGCAACTGTTGTGGAGTGCAAAGGTCATGATGCTGCTCGGTTCAACAGCATTGATCATGCTCATGG GTGGGATAAGGATATCACAGCTTTGA